The following proteins are encoded in a genomic region of Archaeoglobaceae archaeon:
- a CDS encoding radical SAM protein: MELPPFRPPSEAFSYLIRVVRGCNWNRCVFCSMYKAIKFEQRAKEEILRDIDEIPKYFPKSKSAFLGDSNPLIHKDIAEIIRYLKAKRPEVERVTAYARIKTIANMQEEKLEDLKSAGLTRLHMGLESGDDEILGLVQKGITAEDAIKAGKKAGKFFETTYYVITGLGGAERSERHAKNTARVINEAKPTFVRIRNLTITNPDMEGLVKPLNAEEQLLELKNLIEGIKVDTYFTCDHVSNYLFTERGPIFTGVHGRIPEEKEEMLRLIEDTLETVKALRKAGVEVFTSDDMFRMGLISL, encoded by the coding sequence ATGGAGCTCCCGCCATTTCGACCGCCAAGTGAAGCTTTTAGCTATCTGATTAGAGTTGTTAGAGGTTGCAACTGGAATCGATGCGTATTTTGCTCGATGTATAAAGCCATAAAATTTGAGCAAAGGGCGAAGGAGGAAATTCTTAGAGACATTGACGAAATTCCAAAGTATTTTCCGAAATCAAAGTCCGCATTCCTTGGCGACTCAAATCCGCTGATTCATAAGGACATCGCTGAAATCATTCGCTATTTGAAAGCCAAGAGACCAGAAGTAGAAAGGGTTACCGCTTATGCAAGGATAAAGACTATAGCGAACATGCAAGAGGAAAAGTTGGAAGATCTGAAATCTGCTGGGCTTACGAGACTGCATATGGGTCTTGAAAGCGGTGATGACGAAATTCTTGGACTTGTTCAGAAAGGAATAACAGCTGAGGATGCGATTAAAGCGGGAAAGAAAGCGGGCAAATTCTTTGAGACCACTTATTATGTAATAACTGGACTTGGCGGAGCGGAGAGAAGCGAAAGGCATGCGAAGAACACTGCAAGGGTTATAAACGAGGCAAAGCCAACTTTTGTCAGAATAAGAAATCTGACGATAACAAATCCCGATATGGAAGGACTTGTTAAACCGCTTAACGCTGAGGAACAGCTTCTGGAACTCAAAAACCTGATTGAGGGGATAAAAGTTGATACTTACTTCACATGCGACCACGTTTCCAATTATCTTTTTACGGAGCGTGGACCAATTTTTACAGGAGTTCATGGCAGAATTCCAGAGGAGAAGGAAGAAATGCTTAGACTTATAGAGGATACACTCGAGACCGTGAAAGCTCTTAGAAAAGCGGGAGTTGAGGTTTTCACGAGCGATGATATGTTTAGGATGGGTTTGATTTCGCTTTAA